In a single window of the Ignavibacteria bacterium genome:
- a CDS encoding choice-of-anchor J domain-containing protein, whose amino-acid sequence MKKAFPILAVFAIGVFFLGLIWSDPFNSKTSGTTETDAIQPTVPYTNAIVKYVDSLNGANDTVALRTRGYKPKRGPAGGPAGTSPNWFQGNSTVFAAFNGPATGYVAANFNNVTGTNPIDLWLISPVVNGASGDTLSFYERGPTGSTFPDSIRVYWASNGDTVPGSGSWVELGRFKTTLTGSWAERRFTLPSAGANGRFAINYRVVNGGPSGVNSDFIGIDFIRLLGPSGPPPAPNYYSSNWCPANTYPSLPAATFYQESAWLGDTLFVHTPDATGLATTTIRRYTLGGTWTVGVPLPVAKAGGTLTAAGGKLYYIGGGASVTTGSTDIYEYSAGVWTLKAPGPLAVSGHATVNWGDSVLFVTGGPWASGTTTVNFYRIGSNTWGSSTPFATGRRSHAAGLSGNKIFIAGGFPFTNSFQIGTIGSNASTITWAAGPNIPVPAAITGLSRIGGFAIGNAFYTVGGERGGATGYHDSVHVWSITANAWVRVISGKPGGGMSNIFAAVTGRVVNDTAKIFLPGGYNGTGQAQFDVIGCGPNIFTGLTPINSEIPNKFNLLQNYPNPFNPITNIKFAIPTTGLVKLTVFDILGREVATLLNEVKPAGNYLVDYDASALSSGVYFYRLEAGDFTDTKKMLLVK is encoded by the coding sequence ATGAAAAAAGCATTCCCGATTCTCGCAGTTTTTGCCATCGGTGTATTTTTTCTTGGACTGATCTGGTCAGATCCGTTCAATTCAAAGACATCAGGCACCACAGAAACAGACGCTATTCAGCCGACTGTTCCCTACACAAACGCTATTGTAAAGTATGTAGACAGTTTAAACGGAGCAAATGATACAGTTGCTTTACGTACAAGAGGCTACAAACCAAAAAGAGGACCCGCTGGCGGTCCTGCAGGTACATCACCCAACTGGTTCCAGGGTAACAGTACTGTTTTCGCAGCATTCAACGGTCCCGCAACAGGTTATGTTGCCGCTAACTTCAACAACGTTACCGGTACAAACCCGATCGATCTTTGGCTTATTTCACCGGTTGTAAACGGTGCATCAGGCGATACACTTTCATTCTACGAAAGAGGACCTACGGGTTCAACATTCCCCGATTCAATCAGAGTTTACTGGGCATCAAACGGCGATACAGTTCCGGGCTCAGGTTCATGGGTTGAGTTAGGCAGATTCAAAACAACACTCACAGGTTCATGGGCAGAAAGAAGATTCACTCTTCCTTCAGCAGGCGCTAACGGCAGATTCGCTATCAACTACAGAGTAGTTAACGGCGGTCCTTCAGGCGTGAACAGTGATTTCATCGGTATTGATTTCATAAGATTACTTGGTCCTTCAGGACCGCCCCCGGCACCTAACTACTATAGCTCAAACTGGTGTCCGGCAAACACTTATCCGTCACTTCCGGCAGCAACATTTTATCAGGAATCTGCATGGCTTGGTGATACATTATTTGTTCATACACCCGATGCAACAGGATTGGCTACTACTACAATAAGAAGATATACATTAGGAGGTACCTGGACAGTTGGAGTACCACTTCCGGTAGCAAAAGCTGGCGGTACATTAACCGCAGCAGGCGGTAAGCTATATTACATTGGCGGAGGTGCTTCTGTAACAACAGGTTCAACTGATATTTACGAATACAGCGCCGGTGTTTGGACATTAAAAGCACCGGGTCCATTAGCAGTATCAGGTCATGCAACAGTAAACTGGGGTGATAGCGTTCTGTTTGTAACAGGTGGTCCGTGGGCATCCGGTACAACCACCGTTAATTTTTACAGAATTGGTTCAAATACCTGGGGCTCATCAACCCCATTTGCAACCGGCAGAAGGTCTCATGCTGCAGGTCTTTCAGGCAATAAAATATTCATAGCCGGAGGATTCCCATTCACAAATTCATTCCAGATCGGGACTATAGGTTCAAATGCTTCTACTATTACATGGGCAGCAGGACCTAATATTCCGGTTCCGGCAGCAATTACTGGTTTAAGCCGTATCGGAGGATTTGCAATAGGAAACGCTTTCTATACTGTAGGTGGAGAAAGAGGCGGTGCAACCGGTTATCACGATTCTGTTCATGTATGGAGTATTACTGCTAATGCATGGGTAAGAGTTATATCCGGAAAACCGGGCGGCGGTATGTCAAATATATTCGCAGCAGTAACAGGACGTGTTGTAAATGATACAGCAAAAATATTTTTACCCGGCGGTTATAATGGTACAGGGCAAGCACAGTTTGATGTTATTGGCTGCGGACCGAACATTTTTACAGGATTAACTCCAATTAACAGTGAAATTCCGAATAAGTTCAATTTATTACAGAATTATCCGAATCCGTTTAACCCGATAACAAATATTAAGTTTGCAATTCCTACCACCGGATTAGTAAAACTAACAGTATTTGATATATTAGGAAGGGAAGTTGCAACACTTCTTAATGAAGTTAAACCTGCTGGTAATTACCTTGTTGATTATGATGCATCAGCTCTTTCAAGCGGTGTTTATTTTTACCGTTTAGAAGCAGGAGATTTCACCGATACAAAGAAGATGTTACTTGTAAAATAA
- a CDS encoding T9SS type A sorting domain-containing protein, with product MKKAFPILAVFAIGVFFLGLIWSDPFNSKTSGTTETDAIQPTVPYTNAIVKYVDSLNGANDTVALRTRGYIPKRGPAGGPAGTSPNWFQGNSTVFAAFNGPATGYVAANFNNVTGANPIDLWLISPVVNGASGDTLSFYERGPTGSTFPDSIRVYWASNGDTVPGSGSWVELGRFKTTLTGSWAERRFTLPSAGANGRFAINYRVVNGGPSGVNSDFIGIDFIRLLGPAPAANTTLLLVHDSTIATTQAERKKDRDSMRTHLGGIVGGYDLVTFDTNSTLPTLSGYNRIIIQETAFDAITTRFLGATARNNLIAWLNSGTAGNRKTLVLIGGDLAYNYARTGSVGLDANFSGTIAGFTYKLDNAFPSPGNIVGLAVDNGNTRNITTPGANYYPDGAGFSNGSFGLYRYGNHTAADTLAGIMRLTSTYEVRSLFCDPRYFSGAGGFQPVLAALLGNLVGVNPVNNQVPQVYSLSQNYPNPFNPVTNIKFSIPVAGNVKLVLFDILGREVKTLLNDVKPAGNYVVDFNASELSSGAYFYRLESGNFVETKKMLLVK from the coding sequence ATGAAAAAAGCATTCCCGATTCTCGCAGTTTTTGCCATCGGTGTATTTTTTCTTGGGCTGATCTGGTCAGATCCGTTCAATTCAAAGACATCAGGCACAACAGAAACAGACGCTATTCAGCCGACTGTTCCCTACACTAACGCTATTGTAAAGTATGTAGACAGTTTAAACGGAGCAAATGATACAGTTGCTTTACGTACAAGAGGCTACATTCCAAAAAGAGGCCCCGCTGGCGGTCCTGCAGGTACATCACCCAACTGGTTCCAGGGTAACAGTACTGTTTTCGCAGCATTCAACGGTCCCGCAACAGGTTATGTTGCCGCTAACTTCAACAACGTTACCGGTGCAAACCCGATCGATCTTTGGCTTATTTCACCGGTTGTAAACGGTGCATCAGGCGATACACTTTCATTCTACGAAAGAGGACCTACGGGTTCAACATTCCCCGATTCAATCAGAGTTTACTGGGCATCAAACGGCGATACAGTTCCGGGCTCAGGTTCATGGGTTGAGTTAGGCAGATTCAAAACAACACTCACAGGTTCATGGGCAGAAAGAAGATTCACTCTTCCTTCAGCAGGCGCTAACGGCAGATTCGCTATCAACTACAGAGTAGTTAACGGCGGTCCTTCAGGCGTAAACAGTGATTTTATCGGTATTGATTTCATAAGATTACTCGGACCTGCTCCGGCAGCAAACACCACGCTTCTTTTAGTACATGATTCAACAATTGCAACAACACAGGCTGAAAGAAAAAAAGACAGAGATTCAATGCGCACCCATTTGGGCGGTATTGTTGGCGGATATGATCTCGTAACATTTGATACAAACTCAACACTTCCTACTTTATCAGGATATAACAGAATTATCATACAGGAAACAGCATTTGACGCTATTACAACCAGGTTCCTTGGAGCTACAGCAAGAAACAATCTTATCGCATGGCTTAACAGCGGTACAGCAGGTAACAGGAAAACATTAGTACTTATCGGCGGTGATCTTGCTTATAACTATGCAAGAACAGGTTCCGTCGGATTAGACGCTAACTTCTCAGGTACAATTGCAGGCTTCACATATAAACTCGATAACGCTTTCCCTTCACCGGGTAATATTGTTGGTTTGGCTGTAGATAACGGCAATACAAGAAATATCACAACACCGGGCGCTAACTACTATCCTGATGGCGCCGGATTCAGCAACGGTTCATTCGGTCTTTACAGATACGGCAACCACACAGCAGCAGATACACTTGCCGGTATAATGAGGCTTACATCAACATATGAAGTTAGGTCATTATTCTGTGACCCCAGATATTTCTCTGGAGCAGGCGGATTCCAGCCGGTTCTTGCAGCTTTACTCGGCAACTTAGTTGGTGTTAACCCTGTTAACAACCAGGTTCCTCAGGTTTATTCATTAAGCCAGAACTATCCTAATCCGTTCAACCCTGTAACAAATATCAAGTTCTCAATTCCTGTAGCAGGAAATGTTAAGCTTGTATTATTTGATATACTCGGAAGAGAAGTTAAAACATTGTTAAACGATGTTAAACCCGCCGGAAACTACGTAGTAGATTTCAATGCTTCAGAGCTTTCAAGCGGAGCTTACTTCTACAGATTAGAATCAGGTAACTTTGTAGAAACAAAGAAGATGTTACTTGTAAAATAA
- a CDS encoding radical SAM protein yields the protein MKIINSTGREDLAIVHIAQAAGGNYVEFVESLYPPKSREEKWILTLSTLYGCPVSCTICDAGPFYLGRISKEGMFWQLDYMLSKRYPDGCIPVKKLKVHFTRMGEPAFNMSVLEVIEEFDLYFNAPGFMPSISSIAPKGSEKFFKELLRIKNEKFSGGKFQLQFSIHTTDIKKRDELIPVKKWSFNEIAAYGDKFFREGERKITLSFAPSNEYIIDPNKIAAIFDPQKFIIKLTPLNTTSSTVKNNLTSLISPLNTEGIESLASEFRNNGYEVIISIGSYEELKIGSTCGQNLVTNLQNEMKD from the coding sequence ATGAAAATTATCAATTCAACCGGCAGAGAAGACCTTGCAATTGTGCATATCGCACAGGCAGCCGGCGGAAATTATGTTGAGTTCGTTGAATCACTTTATCCCCCTAAATCCCGGGAAGAAAAATGGATCCTGACTCTTTCTACGTTATACGGATGTCCTGTAAGCTGTACTATCTGCGATGCAGGACCATTTTATTTGGGCAGAATAAGCAAAGAAGGTATGTTCTGGCAGCTTGATTACATGCTGTCAAAAAGATACCCTGATGGTTGTATTCCCGTTAAAAAGTTAAAAGTTCACTTCACCCGTATGGGCGAGCCTGCATTTAATATGAGCGTTCTTGAAGTAATTGAAGAATTTGATCTTTATTTTAATGCACCCGGATTTATGCCTTCAATATCTTCCATTGCTCCGAAAGGAAGTGAAAAATTCTTTAAAGAATTACTCAGAATTAAGAATGAAAAATTTTCGGGAGGAAAGTTCCAGCTCCAGTTTTCCATTCATACAACAGATATCAAAAAAAGAGATGAACTCATCCCCGTTAAGAAATGGAGCTTTAATGAAATTGCTGCTTATGGTGATAAATTTTTCAGGGAAGGGGAAAGGAAAATTACTCTTAGCTTTGCTCCTTCAAATGAATATATCATTGATCCCAATAAGATTGCCGCGATATTTGACCCGCAAAAATTCATTATCAAGCTTACTCCGCTTAACACTACTTCATCAACTGTGAAAAACAATTTAACGTCGCTAATTAGTCCGCTTAATACTGAAGGAATTGAAAGCCTGGCAAGTGAATTCAGAAATAACGGTTATGAAGTGATAATCAGCATAGGAAGTTACGAAGAGCTTAAAATTGGCAGTACATGCGGACAAAACCTGGTAACCAACCTGCAGAATGAAATGAAAGATTGA
- a CDS encoding acyl--CoA ligase produces MKLSDQTQLNIQKAHFVNGIAPDNYQVKYRNIYELLQHRVHLQPDDIYITYYPDSGIKQSLTYSQFITKVFKTANFLISKGIKPGDRISTISHNHINTVIQYFAAWCMGVTVVPLNISEEPDRIEYILKSSLTKLAFIKHEYLPKFTEVLKKLSVITVVHSAEAGVDNGDIIIYENEIEGQSSDFVPDKSVNQETESLIVYTSGTTGLPKGVVLTQYNLMADADGISKWHGIEQGTIMMCVLPIHHVNGTVVTIMTPMYAGGTLILNQKFHTDVFFQRLADEKVNIVSVVPTLLQFLCHDFEQEKSNNLQISDLPVFRHIICGAGPLTCELVQKFETMFGLKIVHGYGLSETTCYSCFIPVDLNKTEHNKWLLGYGFPSIGIAIEPNEMDIHNEKGESMPENSRGEIVIRGHNVMKYYDENAEANDKTFEFGWFRSGDEGFYLNDNSGRKYYFITGRLKELIIRGGVNIAPLEIDEVLMSIPEVRSAIAVGFDNDWYGEEVGALVLLKENIKPTEELKNEILDHCRKKLPAYKSPKTVVFSDTIPVTSTGKYQRNKVKHLFAEFKTKQFK; encoded by the coding sequence ATGAAACTTTCAGATCAAACTCAGCTAAATATTCAAAAAGCGCATTTTGTGAACGGAATTGCGCCGGATAATTATCAGGTAAAATACCGCAATATTTATGAATTGCTGCAACACCGCGTGCATTTACAGCCGGATGATATTTATATTACATATTATCCGGATAGCGGAATTAAACAATCGCTTACGTACAGTCAGTTTATAACTAAAGTATTTAAAACTGCGAATTTTCTGATTTCAAAAGGGATTAAACCCGGCGACAGGATCTCAACTATTTCACATAATCATATAAACACAGTTATACAGTATTTTGCAGCCTGGTGTATGGGTGTAACAGTCGTACCATTAAATATAAGCGAAGAGCCGGATAGAATTGAGTATATTCTGAAAAGTTCACTTACTAAACTTGCATTTATAAAGCATGAATACCTGCCTAAATTTACTGAAGTACTGAAAAAGCTCTCCGTTATAACTGTTGTACATTCAGCTGAAGCAGGTGTTGATAATGGTGATATTATTATTTATGAAAATGAAATTGAAGGTCAGAGTTCTGATTTTGTACCGGATAAATCTGTCAATCAGGAAACTGAGTCACTCATAGTATATACCTCTGGTACAACCGGATTGCCTAAAGGAGTAGTATTAACTCAATATAACCTGATGGCAGATGCTGATGGAATCAGTAAATGGCACGGGATTGAACAGGGTACAATTATGATGTGCGTACTACCCATTCATCATGTGAACGGTACCGTTGTTACTATAATGACCCCGATGTATGCCGGCGGTACTCTGATACTTAATCAGAAATTCCACACCGATGTATTTTTTCAAAGACTTGCGGATGAAAAAGTTAATATTGTCAGCGTTGTGCCAACATTGCTGCAATTCTTATGTCATGATTTTGAACAGGAAAAAAGTAACAACCTGCAGATTTCTGACCTTCCGGTTTTTCGCCACATTATATGCGGCGCGGGACCATTAACTTGCGAGCTGGTTCAAAAGTTTGAGACTATGTTCGGTTTAAAAATCGTACACGGGTACGGACTTTCTGAAACGACATGTTATTCATGTTTTATTCCCGTTGATCTTAATAAAACCGAACATAACAAATGGCTTCTGGGATATGGCTTTCCAAGCATTGGTATTGCTATTGAGCCCAATGAAATGGATATCCATAATGAAAAAGGTGAATCTATGCCTGAAAATTCGCGGGGCGAGATAGTAATTAGGGGACATAATGTTATGAAGTATTATGACGAAAATGCCGAAGCTAATGATAAAACTTTTGAGTTCGGCTGGTTCCGAAGCGGAGATGAAGGCTTTTATTTAAATGATAACTCGGGGAGGAAATATTATTTTATTACCGGAAGGTTAAAAGAGCTTATCATCAGGGGAGGTGTAAATATAGCCCCGCTGGAAATTGATGAAGTCCTGATGTCAATTCCTGAAGTAAGATCTGCTATAGCCGTTGGATTTGATAATGACTGGTACGGTGAAGAAGTTGGGGCACTTGTTTTGCTCAAAGAGAATATTAAACCGACTGAAGAGCTTAAAAATGAAATACTCGATCATTGCAGAAAAAAGCTCCCCGCGTATAAATCACCCAAAACTGTTGTTTTCAGCGATACAATACCGGTAACATCAACCGGTAAATACCAGCGTAATAAGGTGAAACATCTTTTTGCAGAATTTAAAACAAAACAGTTTAAATGA
- a CDS encoding T9SS type A sorting domain-containing protein, whose protein sequence is MNLIILKTITFIVLFNTFTFSNWQWVSSGLGGNYPVQAITSFGNYIYAGTNLFSNGSMYYSTNFGSQWHNMFTNNADVLAAVSDDSFVYLATDKGIFRTKNLGQNWEHCLNNNHVFSSIITVNSASTILTCCYDNGNGKIFLSNDFGVTWTQTLSLGYEIVTLFKTENVIYAGTNGAGVYKSTNNGLNWSQTPLYDENVNSITAYGSTVFAGTMNNGVLKSTDYGQTWSRSLNITDLIFTVAAHGNYIFAGVYEFKNFYYSSNNGQSWSHLNSGILDPAHSSVRTIHIAGDYIYIGVSNSMYNGVYRRPLSEIISVQPISTNIPDHFSLSQNYPNPFNPVTKIKFDISGTSVAQTFLSVYDIMGREVEILVNEMLKPGKYEVDWNAANYTSGVYYYKITSGDFTETRKMVLVK, encoded by the coding sequence ATGAATCTCATTATCTTAAAAACAATTACCTTTATAGTATTATTCAATACATTTACTTTCAGTAACTGGCAATGGGTTTCAAGCGGTCTTGGCGGTAACTACCCGGTCCAGGCAATTACATCCTTTGGAAATTATATTTATGCTGGGACCAATCTTTTCAGCAACGGTTCAATGTATTACTCTACTAATTTTGGCAGCCAATGGCATAACATGTTTACAAATAATGCTGATGTTTTAGCTGCAGTTTCTGATGATAGTTTTGTTTACTTAGCAACAGATAAAGGTATTTTCAGAACAAAAAATCTTGGGCAAAATTGGGAGCATTGTCTTAACAATAACCATGTATTCTCTTCGATAATTACAGTTAATTCCGCATCGACTATTTTAACTTGTTGTTACGATAATGGCAACGGAAAGATATTTCTTTCAAATGATTTTGGTGTTACATGGACCCAGACACTTTCACTTGGTTATGAAATCGTTACTCTTTTTAAAACAGAAAATGTTATTTATGCCGGTACAAATGGGGCAGGGGTATACAAGTCGACAAATAACGGGCTGAACTGGAGCCAGACACCGCTATATGATGAGAATGTTAATTCTATTACTGCTTATGGCAGTACAGTTTTTGCCGGTACTATGAATAATGGTGTTTTAAAATCTACTGATTACGGGCAAACCTGGAGCCGATCATTAAACATCACTGACCTTATTTTTACTGTAGCTGCTCACGGTAATTATATTTTTGCGGGAGTTTATGAATTTAAAAATTTTTATTACAGTTCAAATAATGGACAAAGCTGGAGCCATTTGAACAGTGGAATATTGGATCCTGCACATTCTTCAGTCAGAACTATACATATCGCGGGAGATTATATCTATATTGGAGTATCAAACTCAATGTATAATGGTGTTTACAGGAGACCTTTAAGTGAAATAATTTCGGTGCAGCCAATTTCAACAAATATTCCTGATCACTTTTCTCTTTCCCAAAACTACCCGAATCCTTTTAACCCGGTTACAAAAATAAAATTTGATATCAGCGGAACTTCAGTGGCACAGACATTCCTTTCTGTCTACGATATTATGGGGCGGGAAGTCGAAATTCTCGTGAATGAAATGCTTAAACCAGGCAAATACGAGGTTGATTGGAATGCAGCAAACTACACAAGCGGTGTTTATTATTATAAAATTACTTCCGGTGATTTCACTGAAACCCGAAAAATGGTTCTTGTAAAATGA
- a CDS encoding homogentisate 1,2-dioxygenase — translation MAYYHKLGKFPQKRHVQFRQANGELYQEEVIGTEGFSGISSILYHINPPTKVKKIDKTEDISFKEWNDGILRHVHLHTIDSKAEGDPISGRKVMIFNNDVSMAICNPSRQMDYFYKNGEGDEVIFVHYGSGTMESQYGTLDYKDGDYIVIPRGIIYRIITKSEKTKFMVIESPSPVYTPSRYKNSYGQYLEHSPFCERDFRVPQELITVDEKGDFLVKIKKFNKLHHYIFDFHPLDVIGWDGYFYPWIFNINDFMPITGKIHQPPPVHQTFEGRNYVICSFCPRLFDYHPDAIPAPYNHSNIDSDEVLYYVEGNFMSRKGVDVASFTLHPGGIPHGPHPGTMEASIGKKETLELAVMIDTFHPLKLTEHAKQFDLPNYPYTWNEEGHEAEIE, via the coding sequence ATGGCATATTATCATAAACTGGGAAAATTCCCGCAAAAAAGACACGTGCAGTTCAGACAGGCTAATGGTGAGCTTTACCAGGAGGAAGTTATTGGAACTGAAGGGTTTTCCGGAATTTCTTCAATTCTGTATCATATAAATCCGCCTACAAAAGTAAAGAAAATAGATAAAACTGAGGATATTTCATTTAAAGAATGGAATGATGGTATATTAAGGCATGTGCATCTTCATACAATCGATTCCAAAGCTGAAGGTGATCCAATTTCCGGTAGAAAAGTCATGATATTCAATAATGATGTATCAATGGCTATCTGTAATCCTTCCAGACAAATGGATTATTTTTATAAAAACGGTGAAGGCGATGAGGTGATCTTTGTTCATTACGGCAGCGGAACAATGGAATCACAATACGGTACACTTGATTATAAAGATGGAGATTATATTGTAATTCCCCGCGGTATAATTTACCGGATAATTACCAAAAGCGAAAAAACCAAGTTCATGGTAATTGAATCACCCAGCCCGGTATATACACCGTCTAGGTATAAAAATTCCTACGGACAGTATCTCGAGCACTCGCCTTTTTGCGAAAGAGATTTCAGGGTTCCGCAGGAATTAATAACTGTTGATGAAAAAGGTGATTTTCTTGTAAAAATAAAGAAGTTCAATAAGCTGCATCACTATATTTTTGATTTTCATCCATTGGATGTTATCGGGTGGGATGGATATTTCTATCCCTGGATATTTAATATCAATGATTTTATGCCTATTACAGGTAAGATACATCAGCCGCCCCCGGTACACCAGACTTTTGAAGGAAGGAATTACGTGATATGCTCATTCTGCCCAAGGCTGTTTGACTATCACCCCGATGCTATACCTGCTCCTTATAACCACAGCAACATTGATAGCGATGAAGTACTTTATTACGTTGAAGGCAATTTTATGTCACGCAAGGGCGTTGATGTCGCTTCATTTACATTGCATCCCGGTGGAATCCCTCACGGTCCGCATCCGGGAACAATGGAAGCTTCAATTGGCAAAAAAGAAACTCTTGAGCTTGCCGTAATGATTGATACCTTCCACCCGCTTAAGCTGACTGAGCATGCTAAACAATTTGACCTTCCTAACTATCCATACACCTGGAATGAAGAAGGTCATGAAGCTGAAATAGAATAA
- the hppD gene encoding 4-hydroxyphenylpyruvate dioxygenase has product MDTLSPEAATATNGKPVDFLPLKNWDHIEFYCGNAKQSAIYYQYAMGFKLTGYSGLETGNREKASYLLEQGKIRFVLTTPYHPESFISEHIKQHGDGVRDIALEVDDAESAFNETVKRGAVPALEPTKIEDENGFIIRSAIKTYGDTIHSFIQRNNYKGLFLPGFIDASAKAVQGIKDAGLRSVDHMVGNVELGKMNYWVKFYAETMGFNQLLSFDDKDISTEYTALMSKVMQNGTGKIKFPINEPAAGKKKSQIDEYLEFYHGAGCQHIAMNTTNIVETVSDLKKRGVEFLRVPTTYYQELEARVGKIDEDIDELAKHGILVDRDDDGYLLQLFSKPIEDRPTVFFEIIQRKGAKSFGKGNFKALFEAIEREQAVRGTL; this is encoded by the coding sequence ATGGATACATTATCACCTGAAGCAGCAACAGCAACAAACGGAAAACCAGTTGATTTTCTTCCCTTAAAGAACTGGGATCACATTGAGTTTTATTGCGGTAATGCCAAACAATCCGCAATATATTACCAGTATGCTATGGGATTTAAATTAACAGGCTATAGCGGTCTGGAAACAGGTAACAGAGAAAAGGCATCATACCTGCTGGAACAGGGAAAGATAAGATTTGTATTGACTACCCCTTACCATCCCGAGAGCTTTATTTCGGAACATATTAAACAGCACGGAGACGGCGTTCGTGATATAGCACTGGAAGTTGATGATGCGGAAAGCGCTTTCAATGAAACAGTTAAAAGAGGAGCTGTACCGGCATTAGAACCGACAAAAATCGAAGACGAAAACGGATTTATAATACGTTCGGCTATTAAAACATACGGTGATACGATCCATTCGTTTATTCAGAGGAATAATTATAAGGGATTATTTCTGCCCGGATTTATTGACGCTTCTGCAAAAGCTGTACAGGGAATAAAAGATGCCGGTTTAAGATCAGTTGATCATATGGTAGGAAATGTTGAGCTTGGAAAAATGAATTACTGGGTAAAGTTCTACGCTGAAACAATGGGATTCAATCAACTGTTATCATTTGATGATAAGGATATATCAACCGAATATACCGCTCTTATGAGCAAGGTTATGCAGAACGGTACGGGTAAGATAAAATTCCCGATAAATGAACCTGCTGCAGGTAAAAAGAAATCTCAGATAGATGAATACCTTGAGTTTTATCACGGCGCAGGCTGCCAGCATATTGCTATGAACACGACAAATATTGTTGAAACAGTAAGCGACCTTAAAAAAAGGGGAGTGGAATTCTTAAGAGTACCAACAACTTATTACCAGGAGCTTGAAGCGCGTGTCGGAAAGATCGACGAAGATATTGATGAGCTTGCAAAACACGGTATACTTGTTGACCGTGATGATGACGGTTACCTGCTTCAGCTTTTCAGCAAACCAATTGAAGACAGGCCGACAGTGTTTTTTGAGATAATTCAGCGCAAAGGTGCAAAATCGTTTGGTAAGGGGAACTTCAAAGCCCTTTTCGAAGCTATTGAAAGAGAACAGGCTGTTAGAGGAACACTTTAA
- a CDS encoding choice-of-anchor J domain-containing protein has protein sequence MKKLTIFLFLVLSTISINSQVTKLFESFETSVPPAGWRSINVVGANVWNRVTAPLTASFGSLPAKHGSAVAFIQYQAPNGEDWLVSPRINGIVAGDSVVFWLVKQFSDGPYPYDSLLVRVSTTDSLQSSFTQYAGSVCVHCIPVGATEIIWRRYSFPLTTWAGQNIFLSFVHKDSDGHGMVLDSIAVFGNAATGIVQDPNAVPTRFELHQNYPNPFNPVTKIQFDIPKNGFTTLKVYDATGSEVSTLVSDNLTTGKYTVDFDASNLSSGIYYYRLESNGNIKTNKMSLVK, from the coding sequence ATGAAAAAATTAACTATTTTTTTGTTTTTGGTTTTAAGCACAATTTCGATCAATTCACAGGTTACAAAACTTTTTGAAAGTTTTGAAACGTCAGTTCCGCCTGCAGGTTGGAGAAGCATTAATGTTGTTGGAGCTAATGTATGGAACAGGGTTACTGCTCCGCTTACAGCTTCTTTTGGTTCACTTCCTGCAAAACACGGTTCAGCTGTTGCATTTATACAGTACCAGGCACCTAATGGTGAAGACTGGCTCGTTTCACCAAGAATTAACGGTATCGTTGCAGGTGATTCAGTCGTATTCTGGCTTGTAAAGCAGTTTAGTGATGGCCCGTATCCATATGATTCACTGCTAGTAAGGGTATCAACAACCGATTCATTGCAGTCAAGCTTTACACAGTATGCAGGCAGCGTTTGCGTACACTGCATTCCCGTTGGTGCAACTGAAATAATCTGGAGAAGATACAGCTTCCCGCTTACAACATGGGCTGGACAGAACATTTTCTTATCATTCGTTCATAAAGATTCAGACGGACATGGTATGGTATTAGACAGTATCGCTGTATTCGGCAATGCTGCAACCGGAATAGTTCAGGATCCGAACGCTGTACCAACAAGATTTGAATTACATCAGAACTATCCAAATCCGTTCAACCCGGTTACCAAGATCCAGTTTGATATACCGAAAAACGGATTTACAACTTTAAAAGTTTATGATGCTACCGGTTCAGAAGTATCAACACTGGTATCAGATAACCTGACAACAGGTAAATATACCGTAGATTTTGATGCTTCAAATCTTTCAAGCGGTATTTATTATTACAGGCTTGAATCCAATGGTAATATCAAAACCAACAAAATGAGTTTAGTAAAATAA